The following proteins come from a genomic window of Dreissena polymorpha isolate Duluth1 chromosome 1, UMN_Dpol_1.0, whole genome shotgun sequence:
- the LOC127871513 gene encoding forkhead box protein N4-like: MTAMDFLPSDLEHMNTNFLDMIESEANSHLLDIDNLNSDKLNDIINGDMMHDSGMEFDNEDMNNSNWFHSLQWNDSSKVPQSLIDASNEVENNNPNLLVNPQSVLPMHSMQQVQNNNPIQQMNKINTRNVISVKINGQDAVLTPTNHPQIQYVTVQNITSINNSQIGYTVQPISICAQQLHSVGTITSPSLTSPVLVEHLQNGTQTQILNINNNKVRSQQLQDKVYPKPVYSYSCLIAMALKNSKTGNLPVSEIYNFMIDNFPYFKTAPDGWKNSVRHNLSLNKCFAKVDTGKPTGQHTRKGCLWALNPAKIEKMEEEIVKWRKKDPESVKLSMSKPENLELIEQGKAGPPRHSNEELSSPVKQPDPVIPMHVTPIKARNLVSNVVRACNGQVTVITREAPALNPKLEPEINVTDVNPYDPPMSGIGVQTNLWEDELSISVGNNTNNSMMSPVGSPSYNGNQYHGNITYTCMSPQTARSPVPNMTPTKLYTQTPTKIYPQTPSKLVFA, encoded by the exons ATGACAGCAATGGATTTTCTACCAAGTGACTTGGAACACATGAATACAAACTTTCTTGATATGATAGAAAGCGAAGCGAATTCCCACCTTCTAGACATAGACAACTTAAATTCAGACAAGTTGAACGATATCATAAATGGCGACATGATGCATGACTCTGGAATGGAGTTTGACAATGAAGATATGAATAATTCCAACTGGTTCCACAGCTTACAGTGGAACGACTCTTCAAAAGTGCCTCAAAGTTTAATTGATGCATCTAATGAAGTAGAAAATAATAACCCTAACTTACTAGTCAACCCACAAAGTGTTCTGCCAATGCATTCAATGCAGCAAGTACAAAATAATAATCCAATTCAACAGATGAATAAAATAAACACTCGCAATGTAATTTCTGTGAAAATAAATGGACAAGATGCTGTGCTAACTCCAACAAACCATCCGCAAATTCAATATGTAACTGTGCAAAATATAACAAGCATAAACAATTCTCAGATTGGATATACAGTGCAGCCAATCTCAATTTGTGCTCAACAGTTGCATAGTGTAGGAACCATCACGTCACCATCCTTAACATCACCAGTGCTAGTTGAACATTTACAAAATGGAACACAAACTCAGATATTGAATATCAACAATAATAAAGTGCGGTCTCAACAATTGCAAGACAAGGTATATCCAAAGCCTGTGTACTCATACAGCTGTTTGATTGCAATGGCCTTGAAGAACAGTAAAACTGGGAATTTACCTGTCAGTGAAATATACAACTTCATGAT CGACAACTTTCCATACTTCAAAACTGCACCAGATGGATGGAAG AACTCAGTGCGTCACAACCTCTCATTGAACAAGTGCTTTGCAAAGGTGGACACTGGCAAGCCCACAGGTCAGCACACACGTAAGGGTTGCCTCTGGGCTCTCAACCCGGCAAAAATTGAGAAAATGGAGGAGGAGATTGTCAAGTGGAGGAAAAAGGACCCTGAGTCAGTCAAACTGTCTATGTCCAAACCAG AAAATCTTGAGCTGATAGAGCAGGGGAAGGCAGGACCCCCAAGGCATAGCAATGAGGAGCTGTCGAGCCCTGTTAAACAGCCTGATCCTGTGATTCCAATGCATGTGACCCCTATAAAGGCTCGCAACCTCGTGTCCAATGTGGTCAGGGCGTGTAACGGCCAGGTAACAGTCATCACTCGTGAGGCCCCCGCACTGAATCCGAAGTTGGAGCCGGAGATAAATGTGACTGATGTGAATCCATACGATCCTCCCATGTCTGGTATTGGAGTGCAG ACCAACCTGTGGGAAGATGAGCTCAGTATATCAGTGGGGAACAACACAAACAACTCGATGATGTCACCAGTGGGATCACCATCGTACAACG GCAATCAGTACCATGGCAAcatcacatatacatgtatgagccCCCAGACTGCCCGCAGTCCGGTCCCAAATATGACCCCTACCAAGCTGTACACACAGACACCCACCAAGATATATCCGCAGACCCCGTCCAAACTTGTGTTCGCCTAG